The sequence AGCGACCCATGTGATCGATGCGGCCGACATCGCCGACGTGACCTGTATGACTGGTGTGACAGATGTTGCGGATGCGACCAGTGTGGATGGCCGGGCCGCTCTGGATGCCGCGACGGGGGAGGCGGCAGGTGGCGGGGGCGGCGTGCCTGCGCAGGGCGGCGGCCCGGCGGCGGGCGTCGCTCCCGCGGCGGGCGTCGGCGAGCCCGCATCGTCGGCTTCGTCGGCCGGCGACGTCACCGCCGCCGTCCCGGCTCCCGCTCCCGCCCCGGCTTCTGCCCCGCCGCCGACCTCTGCCACTGCTCCTGCATCCGGTCCCTCCGGCCACTCTGGTCCCTCTGGCCACTGCGGTCCCTCCGTGCCGTCCCAGGTGGCCGGCCCCGGGCGCGGCGCCGACACCCGTTCCGCGTCCGCGCCCGTATGGGCGGGGCAACTGGTTCACGGACCCCGGGAGTTGACGGCTGCCGTGGCGCGGCTGCTGCGGGATGTGGTGGTGGTCGGGACATTGGAGGACGCCGAGGAGCTGGTGGTGGCGCGGCCCGACCTGATGGCGGTGACCGGGGAGGGCGATCTGCTGGGAGCGCACTTCGCGCAGGGCGGGTCGGCCGGGGCGCCGAGTCTGCTGGAGGTGCAGGCGTCGGTCGACGAGGCCGCGGCCGAGCTGGAGCGTCTGGAGGCGCGCTGCGCGGAGCTGGCCGCGGCCGAGCGGGCGGCGAAGGAGCGGCGGGGCGAGTGCGCCGCGCTGGCCGAGGCGCTGGATGAGCGCCGGCGCGCGGCCGATCGGGAGAAGTCCAAGGTTGCGGGGGACCTGGGGCGGCTCGGCGGCCAGGCGCGGGCGGCCGCCGGGGAGGCCGAGCGGTCCGCCGCGGCCGCAGCCAAGGCGGAGGAAGCGCTGGAGCGGGCCACCGAGGAGGCCGAGGAACTCTCCGCCCGGCTGGCCGCGGCCGAGGAGGACGCGGGCCCGGGCGACGAGGAACCCGACACCTCCGTACGGGACCGGCTCGCCGCCGACGGCGCCAACGCCCGCCAGACGGAGATGGAGGCCCGGCTTCAGGCCCGTACCCATGAGGAGCGGGTGAAGGCGCTGGCCGGGCGGGCCGATGCGCTGGACCGGGGGGCGCGCGCCGAGCGCGAGGCGCGGGCGCGGGCCGAGCGGCGCCGGGCCCGGCTGCGCCACGAGGCCGCGGTGGCCTCGGCGGTCGCCTCCGGCGCACGGCAGCTGCTGGCACATGTCGAGGTGTCGGTCGTGCGGGCCGAGGAGGAACGCGCCGCCGCCGAACGCGCCAAGGCCGAACGGGAAGCCGCCCTGGTGGCCGAGCGCGAACAGGGCCGGGAGCTGAAGTCCGAGCTGGACAAGCTGACCGACTCGGTCCACCGCGGCGAGGTGCTCGGCGCGGAGAAGCGGCTGCGGATCGAACAGCTGGAGACCCGGGCGCTGGAGGAGCTGGGGGTCGAACCGGCCGTGCTGATCTCGGAGTACGGTCCCGGGCAGCCCGTCCCGCCCTCGCCCCCGGCCCAGGGCGAGGAACTGCCCGAGGACCCGGACCACCCGCGCAACCAGCCGGTGTCCTATGTGCGCGCCGAGCAGGAGAAACGGCTCAAGGCTGCCGAGCGGGCGTATCAGCAGCTCGGGAAGGTGAACCCGCTGGCGCTGGAGGAGTTCGCGGCACTGGAGGAACGCCATCAGTTCCTCAGCGAGCAGCTTGAAGACTTGAAGAAGACCCGGGCCGACCTGCTGCGGGTGGTCAAGGAGGTCGATGAGCGAGTGGAGCAGGTCTTCACCGAGGCCTTCCACGACACGGCGCGGGAGTTCGAGGGCGTGTTCGCGCGGCTGTTCCCCGGCGGCGAGGGCCGGCTGGTGCTGACCGACCCGGACGACATGCTGGCGACCGGCGTGGACGTCGAGGCACGGCCGCCGGGCAAGAAGGTCAAGCGGCTGTCGCTGCTGTCGGGCGGCGAGCGTTCGCTGACGGCGGTGGCGCTGCTGGTGTCGATCTTCAAGGCGCGGCCCAGCCCGTTCTATGTGATGGACGAGGTCGAGGCCGCGCTGGACGACACCAATCTGCAGCGGCTGATCCGGATCATGGAGGAACTCCAGGAGAGCTCCCAGCTGATCGTGATCACCCACCAGAAGCGGACTATGGAGGTCGCGGACGCGCTCTACGGCGTCTCGATGCAGGGCGACGGCGTCTCCAAGGTCATCAGCCAGCGGCTGCGCTGACCGACGCTCTCCCGACTGGTATCGACCGATCTCGGCCGCACCGAACGGGAACGAGGCCGCAATCCCATCTCGGCCGCTTGGTTTGGTGTCGTCCAGGGCGGCCTCCGCGACCGCTGTGCGCTCGCCCCTGGCTTCTGTGTGTTGGGGCCCGCTTGTCTTCTGGCCTTGGCTTGCAGCGCAGCCGCTGGCTGATGATCTTGGAGACTCCGTTGTGCCCCTCGCCTCCATTGCCTTCTTGTCTTTGCCTCCTTGCCGCCTCCTCATACTCCGGCAACAACTACGGTGCGTGATTCGTTCCCGCGGAGAGTTATCGGGAGGGTGAATCTGTGGGGTGGGATTGCGGCCTCGTTCCCGTGCCGTGCCTCTGTTTGTGTC is a genomic window of Streptomyces gilvosporeus containing:
- a CDS encoding AAA family ATPase translates to MHLKSLTLRGFKSFASATTLRFEPGITCVVGPNGSGKSNVVDALSWVMGEQGAKSLRGGKMEDVIFAGTTGRAPLGRAEVSLTIDNSDGALPIEYAEVTITRIMFRNGGSEYQINGDTCRLLDIQELLSDSGIGREMHVIVGQGQLDSVLHADPMGRRGFIEEAAGVLKHRKRKEKALRKLDAMKANLARVQDLTDELRRQLKPLGRQAAVARRAAVIQADLRDARLRLLADDLVTLRRALRAEIEDEAALRERKEAAETRLRTALQREAALETEVRALTPRVQRAQQTWYELSQLAERVRGTVSLAEARVKSASQIPQDERQGRDPDDMEREAARIREQEAELSAALEAASRALEDTVEHRAGLERQLADEERRLRDVARAIADRREGLARLSGQVTAARGRAASAHAEIGRLAEARDAAQERAAAAQEAYERRKAEVDGLDADDEELGERHAAARRELAAAESALTAAREAHTAAERARAATSARHDALALGLRRKDGTGALLAAADRLTGLLGPAAELLTVTPGFEIPVAAALGAAADAVAVTDPATAAEAIRLLRRQDAGRAAMVLGRVEGAGGAGRGDGVAGAGVGGAGDLEGGAAVGAGGVAGLAGTADVAGTDGAARADGAARVARATHVIDAADIADVTCMTGVTDVADATSVDGRAALDAATGEAAGGGGGVPAQGGGPAAGVAPAAGVGEPASSASSAGDVTAAVPAPAPAPASAPPPTSATAPASGPSGHSGPSGHCGPSVPSQVAGPGRGADTRSASAPVWAGQLVHGPRELTAAVARLLRDVVVVGTLEDAEELVVARPDLMAVTGEGDLLGAHFAQGGSAGAPSLLEVQASVDEAAAELERLEARCAELAAAERAAKERRGECAALAEALDERRRAADREKSKVAGDLGRLGGQARAAAGEAERSAAAAAKAEEALERATEEAEELSARLAAAEEDAGPGDEEPDTSVRDRLAADGANARQTEMEARLQARTHEERVKALAGRADALDRGARAEREARARAERRRARLRHEAAVASAVASGARQLLAHVEVSVVRAEEERAAAERAKAEREAALVAEREQGRELKSELDKLTDSVHRGEVLGAEKRLRIEQLETRALEELGVEPAVLISEYGPGQPVPPSPPAQGEELPEDPDHPRNQPVSYVRAEQEKRLKAAERAYQQLGKVNPLALEEFAALEERHQFLSEQLEDLKKTRADLLRVVKEVDERVEQVFTEAFHDTAREFEGVFARLFPGGEGRLVLTDPDDMLATGVDVEARPPGKKVKRLSLLSGGERSLTAVALLVSIFKARPSPFYVMDEVEAALDDTNLQRLIRIMEELQESSQLIVITHQKRTMEVADALYGVSMQGDGVSKVISQRLR